The genomic window aggctaagcataccatttacatgatatgagatatcacacagagcctgccgcatagtttctattctacgatttgtgcatgatcagcaccacatatggtgttgccattatagaaaattcgatttgttgtcaggtaaaacgcaggttttgtttccagtacactaactcgaaaactttttgagaaatgaattatacaaaggaacccgtgtaagatccagttgctgtatctataatacaatgtacattaccgactttctttatctgcgtcaataatagaatatcgatttcaatcgaattgaatacatgtctccattttgagtttgtactacacctctgagcgatcaagcgatcgatttccagccaatcagatacggtaggcatccttttcttgcgttcggtgaaataccaatcgcccgtcgctcaccaacggagtattacgtttatatttataacactggctgttgatACTGTGCGTTATGTCACTAACTTGTGGAAGCGAATCGTTTTAAGTACTGTATTTCTCTCTATTATTTTACAGACTCCTCAAGAATTAATATCTGAACTTCAGGAGCGAATGGAATGGGAAGTAAACCAGCAGTATACTTGGAATGTCTATGCTCCATTCGGTTATGATGCAGCATGGGCAATAGCTTTAATGCTCAACAGGACTATTGAAATACTCAAAACCAAAGTATTTGTCGATGGTAAAACTCGTCGATTAGAGGACTTTAACTACGATGATTGGGAAATGGCTAGAATGTTCTTTGATTTGTTGAAGTTAACTGATTTTGAAGGAATGTCTGTAAGTCTGTAAACcataaaaatttaataaacatgataaacctaCTTTCAGTCATAATAGCACCTACTCTGACAGCATCACGGTATCCTAGAAGTGCAAGATGTGTAAATATTATTGGTAACACTCCACACTTTTACCTGACAAGACAACAGAAAGAGAGCCGTTAGATTTATAATGACAATCCTCGAAAACATTGATATAATACTCGCCAACTTTGGTAACACCAAAATTAGGTTAATCTATATAGTTGTGGAATAATGTAACAAGCTATAATAGAATACGATTTAAAAGCTAACTCACTGGTCAGGTAGCTTACACTTATTTGATGCACTCGTACAACACATTTAAATTTCTAAATaatcccttacgaaaatgcaagcaatgaaaaatgtgtgcgacagcatgcagcacgcatgcggcagtgtgcagcacatgtgcagatgtgtgcagcatgcaagcaaggcctgctggtagcgtgttcatgtgtgcgaaccagctgtgtgcatgcaggcaccgcacacaaatatccaccgcgcacacaatttgcttgcagaacctgcgcgcagactaccaatctgtacgcaaattacgtgcagactacacttgtgtgcggactgtaggactgcatgcaaattgcacgcatcttgcatgcagcacgcatattgctgcacgcatgcagggtttcagatcacaaagttagaatgctgcacgcatacagggtttccagaagcagtaaaggtaaaatgctgcatgcatgcaggattttcaatgactaattcactgttacacaactgacatcaagtcacaatttggcaatgatctagaagtgaaaatatttaaatgtttacaatgaataaataagttagccttcggaccaacattttttggcagaccaagaggggaggggggggggggggcaagcaatttttggcaggccaacaggggggggggcaagcattttttggcaggtctagagggagggcaagcaaattcctgtttcgatagttggcatttcaactttgggccaatgttggaatgccattcctgttttgatagttggcattAAAACACTGGGCCAATGCgggggccaatgttggaatgccattcctgtttcgataaattggcattgcaacattaggccgaTATTTGGATGTCATTCCTGTTTCGAAATTtgacattgcaacattgggccaatgttggaattccattcctgtttcaatagtaggcattgcagcattggcccaatgttggaatgccatttctttttcgatagttggcattgcactaatattgggccaatgttagtatgccattcatgaatcaacagttaattggcactgcaaaaaatcaaaacaaaattaaacatttttatagtgaatgttatcaatattcacagtaaatttgaccaatattcataaaatgatgcactttggccggtttagtcatcaaaatattgcttatattaatttaaaacacttcatcaaatgtgtataccccaatagctcaaatggtaaagcatcagactcccatgcagaaggtcccaggttcaaaatcaggtaggttaagttagataagtgacttgtataaatTTAAGCTAGGTAATTTTAgttcattgtgaaatggatagccaggttatgtaagactaattgtaaggacagtatacactgttaaccattttttaatttttttttcatgattttgtctcgcatatatatgaccagtacgtgctgcacgcatgcagtgcacgctaatggatttgcatgctgcatgcaaactgcacacgctaatgacctgcacgcatgcagcaagcatctgcacgcttccctgcatgcgtgcctcgttccaaatatacgcatccgcacgctaccaactgcatgcgtgctgcatgcggtgcggcacgcgtgctgcttgcatgctgcgtgcgttcaaaaactgcgtgccattttcgtaagggataCCAGTATATTTTACaatactgtgtacaaattctacAATGCTTTTCTTTTGAAGGGTCATATTGCTTTTAAAGGGGGAGATCGAGTAGGAGGAGGCTCCATCCGACAAATAGAAGGTTAGTTTTCGCGTTCTATTGTTGATATCTTTGATTTGTATTGGTTTCCTATGCTCATGCATGCATACTAGCAGTAACACTACGCTAACTCTGCCTTAAAGAAAGAGGGAGTTTCCTGAAGCTTCCTGATACAAATCGCTTCAAACGAGTTTGTTTGCTTGAATCCATGTCTGCTGAAAAATCTTCTCACATAGGGAGAAACGTCTACATTATATACTATTTTGAAAAAATTCTGACTTGGAATATAATTTGTCACTTTAGTACCCTTATACTATATCAATTTATCTCATCGCAGGTAATTCACGGCGCACAGTTGCTTATTATTTAGTGGAAGAGGACCGAATTCAATGGATTGACAAGATAGAATGGAAAGGtaaaatatgtaaaatgatgAGTCTTTATATAATAAATTCTATCGAGCATaagcagtatgcttcgactatatttattaatacgcacatgaccacctccacgctgccataacagcttgtagacagtaagtctagaagtgaccttctacataacAGGTGGTcttcatttgaatgcaaaggcggtaaacaacacgagactactgtacagcaaaattgtaaattttgttcaactttgtgattataataAACGTTTCGTCGATAAATTTTTATTCCGTCGGCAGATACTTTCAAAATGtggtttttgataacatattacaaattcagaatccccatgtgtaataattttgctattcaatttatcagtgcttaaatttgatgatatttatctaaagagttcttatccttttcaatggcatatgatgatttggtcacgcttgctggttttGGTATGTAGTgaccatgggtcacgtgcgtatttataaatacgtatttataaatatagttgatGGTAGCTGATAATAATGGACATTTGTATAGTGtgtctattttttttaatctaaaactGTTAATCtagaatgtataaattttcagcGGTTAATGAAATGTTTTGTGAGATAGGAAGCCAAAGTCCCGTGCAAGCAGTAAATATTTTTCAAAGATACTGACGTGCCTTCAGTGATAAGGCACCAGATTTAGTGATGATCTAACCTCTATCGTTGCTCCGATATGTACTGCATGCTCTTTCTATCGTACCTTAACGTGTTGTTCATTTTTCAACCAGGGGGAAATATCCCAACAGACCACACTGCGATGATCAGACTGTACAAAGGGATAACATTATTTTCTTATATAATCATATGTATCACGGCGGGAATTGGTATTCTTGTTGCCGGGTTTTTCTTGGGATTTAACTTGAAGTTCAGGACACAAAGGTATTTACCATGATGAAGCTATATATAATGATGAAGATAATGATATTAAAAGAGGAAAACGAAAACTTATATAACCTTTATACAAATACTGATTTACAATACACTAATCTGATTTACAATACAATAATCGAATTAACTACATATACCATATCAATAGATAAATACAtcttttgaatagatcgccctgcactacaagccgATTTCACTCTAACAGGTGCGATtgatcagcataatatgcatGTTCTATAAAATTACGATACAGGTCTTTAtcactgttctttgacatctatggttcaatgcataggtaccgagtgaacgttgaagtgcagggcgatataccgtaaaacctcgtctacaagcatatagagtgcttctgatgaaagctaaattaatccaggcgccattatggaatttgagcaaataaattacagatccaagcatatacaaacaagtattatcgtaagaccaatatattgtattggcatatttacgcatgtatcgtattaatttagctttcatcaaaaacactatatgtgCTTGTAGAAGATGTTTTACTGTATTCAAAATTGTACTCATCTATTGCTATAGTAGCTAATCCGATTAGttatgtcacttctacggcgaatagtaaTTACAACGTGgccttttttttaataattattatcgGTATTCATGACTTAAACGACTAATAATAACAATTTGTCTTTTCCAAAATAAAAGCGGCATTTTGCATTATGTAACTGTTTTTGCAATTAGCCTATGTTCATGTTTATATTCTTTTAACATTATTTACAAATACGTTTGTCCTCAATCACCCGCCATATGAATTTCATTGTATCACTTAACAGAACAGTGAAGATGTCAAGTCCGAATCTTAACAACTTTATCATCGTAGGAAACATCTTGATTTACCTGAGTGTGATTGTTGGAGGACTTGACAATAACATTGTGTCCTTTAGAACACTAGAAGCTGCTTGTCAGGTAAATAACATGCTCCATTAGAGGGGTGGCTTAAATTTCATCGATTTTCCTGCGACAATTTTATTTGACCCATGCAGTCAAACAAAATTCGTTATTTGCCAGATACGGGCGAAATCGTTTTCCCCAGGATAATAAATGATAATTTTTACGTTCTAACTACTTTCTAAATTCAGTTTTAGCGACATTTTTAGTTATTATTTCTCGTAATTCCATATTATTTTTCATATAGCTTATGAgtaattgaaaaaaacaaacacctgTATTGGCGAAGAACTTTACAATATGTGGAAAATTTGCTTACTCTTTTCAGATGCGAGCATGGCTGCTTTCAACCGGCTTCGTTCTTGCTTTTGGTTCAATGTTTAGCAAAACATGGCGCGTATACCGTGTAGCTGCCCTCAAAACTCCTAAGCGAAAGGtattcactattattgtatatatGATATCAAAGGTTTGGTGTTTGCATTGATTATTTTCGTAGTTcatcaaatttaaaatatatggtaTATGATACTGACACAACTGTGTTTCATTATTAAACATTTTTATAAACCGTATGTCTTCTTTTTGAGagttttttattacatttttggtATAATTCCTTTTTATTCAGGTTATTACCGACAATCACCTATTCATAATGGTACTTGTATTATTTTGCGTCGATGTACTTGTCTTGACATTGTGGCAAGTGCTTGATCCCATATATGTTGAAGTGATTGATATTAATGAAGAAGTAAGTCCTAGCTTTCTTAGTTTATTAGAAAAAGCTAGCCGATTGTGTGCATATTCAATTGTGTGTTATATAATGATACATCCATCGTTCTGTATGTCATATATTTATCATCATGGTATTTCACTACGTTACCATTATAATTGAAGATTTTTATTAACTAACACTATTGCCATTTTACCATTTATAATACCATTATCATATTTTATACAAATACTTAATATCGAATAAGTCTATTTCAAGCATTTGGTGTTTCTCTTAAACGATTGCCGACTTCGTCAACCTCGCATCAAATTTTGTTCTCTAAATGAATATAAATAAATCTAACACGAATAAGAAATTCAATTAACCAATAAAAAACTATTGATTCATATAAATGTATCATGATTTTAAAATCATCGTTGTTTAACAGTTGGTAATAACGTTTTTTACTAATTATTCAGAGAAACCCTGACATCGCCAATCAGCGTATTGTAACATATATTGAGCAATGTACATCAGATAATTCTGTCTACTGGATTGTACCTCTGTACGGTTATAAAGGATTGTTGCTTATTTTTGGTACATTTCTAGCATGGGAAACAAGGAAGGTAATGCATTGAATTTCTAACCAAATCGTTGATAAATCTAAAGAAAATACATGATTATCACAAAGCTTTGTCTTTGACTATCTTTTCAATCTCAGCATAAAAATATTctttgtttttgatatttcaaGGTCACAATTGCTGCCCTCAACGATAGCAAATTGATCGGTATATGTGTGTACAACACAGTGGTACTTTGCATTGTGGGAGTTTCCGTTAGTTACCTGATAACCAATGACACCGAGGCGTTGTTTATATTTACTTCAtgcattaccatattttgcgcaaCACTGACTTTGGTTGTCCTCTTTGTACCAAAGGTAAGCAGATACAATCCAGTTATATTTTACATACAGAGTGGATAGGATAGATGGTTCTTGATTTGCTTAATTTTCTTTGGGAAGAATATCTAGACACAGGAAAGCCTATGTTGATGCCGTCATTGCTGACAACAGAGTAGAAAAAAGTAACCTACATTAAATTTTATATCATATAAGACAATACAATACATAGTCTTATATTAGTACATGACAATCCAGAATGATTCATGCtagtgacacgatctgatccatggagaccaaaggaggcatttttttaaaaattgagttactataattattacattatacaaacattaggctatcatatactaaaAACAACAAAGGTCTAGCACATTTGTAACactatctcaatttcaaatctgCCGCCATTGGCCTCCATGGACTATATCGTGTCACCTGTTATGTTTGCAGCTCTTGtcgtttattgggctattccagaaaatagatgcacaccccctatagaggagttcggatatccagactttttgtccagtcgtgattgttggaaatccagactttttaagtgtccaaaggcgaaaaaatccagcagaaaactaGTTCAAagtaagaaatcctgaatttgagagctcattttagacatttccatgatttttccttcatttaattggatttccaagctttttcaagcgacattgacaactggaattccagttgttttcagaaagcagacttggaaatccagacatttctttggttaaaaatttactcctctatagggggtgtacacttattttctggaataccgTAGCCCATTGTTTAATAAGCCCAATCCCTATTGTAACTTTTgttttttttgggacactttgacctttgacatatcgggtaaattgctgtaattattattaatttatttatcattgtcataatattatctttaaaaatattgaaataaataatttattcgataataatgttttttgggattgtttttattcttgcaaaacattttagattatattttgtaagcACAAaacccaatttttctgaatttccccgataggtcaaaggacgattgggcttattgcattatgtatattgaaataaaaattttcaaCTAACAGCATTGTAAAAAAAGCTGCTCTGTAGTTGACAGCAAATTAAAAATTGACTATTAAATTCTCTAAATTGATATCTAATTCATAATAACAGGTGATATCGGTGTACAAGTTTCCAGAAGGTGAACCTACAACTACTATGAAAAGAGGCGCTACATCAGGATTGAATAAAACACCGGGTAGCAGTGAAAATACTATGAATGATATAAATAACTTACAAACCAGAGTACTAGAGGTATTGAATAATTATTAACAGATGTAAATTTCGTTATTATGTTTAACTTGTCGGGTACGGTAAAGGTAATATCATGTCGGAAGAAGTGCCCATTTCCTTTTCCATGGAGTTTGCATGGCTCAGACTCTCCGGAATGAACTTGTTTTCATGGTTTTGGGGTATATTTTTACCTTTGCACACTAAATTATGCCGGTACCCACTTTTGCACCTGGGTGGAGCTACAATAGACATGTTAGATGGTAAGGCACCTTAGATCTATATTGCTACGAAAGGTTTTGTCATCGACTGTTTCTGCCCCACAATTTAAATgtatagtaatcatggtaatggtgaGAGAGAATGGACAACTTGAATTCGTGCTATTCAGCTATCCATTTGTGTAATATTTGTAAAGCTTAATGACCTATTCAAAAACTAGTTTTGTTTCTATCTTTTGACAGTTGGAGGAGGAACTGAATTCCAGTAAGAAGAAGTCAATTTCCACAATGAATGGATGCGGTATGTGGTGTGGAGGCGTTGTGTACAAATGTTGCTCATCGTCTGCCTCAGTAGATGAGGATGTTGTTGTAGTGGAAAAACAGGGGATGGATAACCATGCAATGATAACAGAAACAAACACTATTTAAGCTTATTAGAATAGGAATTGTATTACAGTAGTAGAACTATGATACCTAACAAATAGTGTAAATGTACTAGTTTATTAAAGTCCTTAGTCATAACCAGTTTATTATAACTTTAAAAACTGAAACCAAAGAGAAATTCAAATGGAAGCGTAGAAGTACCGGATTGGAGAGATCGCAACATGGAGAAATGTAGGATAATGACAAGGAAGAGAGGAATAAATTCGAGATtactaaataataacaaaatgtagCTTGGATTTTACTTTATGATCAATACAAAATGTAACATGCTTATATTGTGAgaagtatatacatgtagtttctATTATCTTTTGGCAACCTTGGTTGAACTTCGTCAGCCTGTAAATTTGTACGGCATTGTACTTCTGCCATGGAGGACGTAGTGCGATGAACAGGCGAGTTTGCacatcgatctgaggacagcgCCGTCATACTTTTGAACATAAGTCTTGACATCAATACGCTTTAATTTTACGTAGTCTAGGTTGTGTTAGCAACATAGTTCAATCATATGTTTATTAAATGAATTCTCTCTTGCAGTCTGGGTGCTGCGCAAATCTTTGCTTTCACTCccgctaaggggtggtgcaataattatatgtacccccggggtgaattttcaaaaaagtttgcaaaaaatcgcttgcccccccctttggccgtgccaaaaatctttgccccccctttcgatgtgccaaaaacctttgcccccccttttgacgtgccaaaaatctttgccccccccttacacatgcaagattttggggaacccgaatttaaaaccttaaattgtcttatcatataatgcgagcgcagcgagcaggaaatattgcatatttgaacgtgttcctaacgttttcctacgcctttttagggcgtaatataaaatggtacccaaaatatctgtgccaaaattgcttgcccccctttcgacctgccaaaatcgcttgaccccccttttgacctgccaaaaatgctttcccctcttttggcctgccaaaaaatctttgccccccccctataattcaccccccgggggtacacataattattgcaccacccctaagcacTTTAGATGTTAAAAAGTAACATAAACTTTAAAGATTGCACGCAATAAACTTATTTTGCTACGAAATTGTATACCATAAGGAAAGGCGATTATTAACAGATATTCAATTATGCTTTAACCCAACATAAAATAGTATTTGAAGATACGAAATGTCATCATAATTTCGAGTCAATCTCGATCTGCAGACATATTAGCGCCCTCTGTCAGGggatcattttaataacaatatgctattcgAATAacaattggacacatgctaattaGAAATTGCCAGATCCAGATTTGtataattatacagggtgagtcaaaaaaagtgcaacagagaaagaatccatttttatttaggAACCGAgatgaaccttttaggttttaaaacattttatgtatgatatatccatcagtgatcctgtgtgaagaaatcaaggaattagcattgaccgttttgtttttatgacacagaaaaaaaaagatattaaaataatgtgcaaatatcgattctttgcactttttttttactcaccctgtataacctTGATGTTCAATCTGAGGATATTGACGGTAGGTGTTGATACTACGCTTTATTCCGTACAGTAAGCGTAGAGGGCCTTAAATCGGGCTATATGAATTGTGATGTacaaaaagtagcctgggttAAGAACAGTAACCGCAGATCGTGCATTGTCTATAACCTTTGATCTAGGCATGGAAGTATGGCATCATGCGGAGCAGACAACTTGTAGTTCTAGATTTGTAACACAAATTAGGTTATTATTGATTCGGTTTTAAAGTAACACCTATCTACATTCCAGCTACAGTGACATGtcatcaatagaggttatccgtgttctataagttgcatatcctatcagcgactgctataccttgtttaggactttcggaaaagaagtacctgcatgtgcaaccatgactgcttcaaaatagcccgccaaagtctgaaagacatgcaggtaactccgaggttgtgcattgaattggtttgaatgaggaatactacacactcatagaaattgttcgttggcattactcagtaagtcgTTATGttaactttccgagtaatgccaacgcgtacaattttgagtaacgctgactcgatatcattatgttggtcgcactcatttgcacttactttattgagttgttacaactcagaaatgaaactaggttagcataattttctagaggtgtgctatagtataaaAAATTTtgttgcactgattacaaaaataaatatttgaatactgctaattgtgcagaaaatgatccaattacgtgaattaagtaacaaagtaacaaattagaataactcaaaacaataagtaccagtaacttaatatgaacgagttacatcaacttacatgttgagttacaataactcaactaattggttctttgaaccttgtttatttttctaagttccctgaacttgaattcagaagttggcattacttaaaaagttgacgcaacgacttacatcaactttaagTAATGCCAagaaagttgattagttgacggaactttttgagctttttcagcattgtttaagttcggataactaaaatgaattttgttttggcaacttttacactatttttgagttgtccaaacttactccttttgaattgcgccagcaaggcgaacaagtcatttctatgagtgcagaAATCAGCGCCCTTTGttacgcatgagtaaagtggatacccTCTATTTCCCTGGCCTGGGATTGTATTATAATAGGTATTTACTTTGAAAAGCGATATATGGGTTGTAGCGCTAGTTTTTGTGTCCCTCCAGTGATCATACGCAGGACAATATCAATGAGGTGTCGAATTGGAATACATCGATATTTCGTTTTGTAGCATTATTCATGTTTTCAATTAAACCtggatcatactgcagttactgtccgttttcctatacacaatacacagtgctctcaccattgacgcgcgacctttacaaatagtgtatgaagaagtatattgcatttgcctagttaacatcactgtgtgaaaaataaccggccaatatttaaactattctccaaacttctagcaaatatatttctctaacatgacctaaaattacagctaggttagatgttcagaaggggtcgcactttcgtagaatatgagtgagggcaaagcatagctagctcatagctagccaactccccgtgttaattgaatggagatttgaccgaaaatattgagctatattggtaacggaccgttttgaaggatgccacaaaaaaacggtacaagctacatttaaactattctatgaaattctagaaaatatagttttgtaacatgtcctaaatttttagctaatttagggtcgcacttttgtgttttaggaaggatatgtaaacgacagataacaccaaaaatatgaagaaattatttcaataatcattatgttgctcattttcaagaatgctggttaacaaaaagcagggcattgtctcatttcgtgaacaaaggtgcacataccattgtttccttccgtttcctttataatcggttacccaactgaagctataataccagctttattgc from Amphiura filiformis chromosome 5, Afil_fr2py, whole genome shotgun sequence includes these protein-coding regions:
- the LOC140151886 gene encoding gamma-aminobutyric acid type B receptor subunit 2-like: MMNAGYVWITYDWYGPRWWADFNDDIECTVEEMDEAILSTTCITVDRAFFSTKNGPTISGSTPQELISELQERMEWEVNQQYTWNVYAPFGYDAAWAIALMLNRTIEILKTKVFVDGKTRRLEDFNYDDWEMARMFFDLLKLTDFEGMSGHIAFKGGDRVGGGSIRQIEGNSRRTVAYYLVEEDRIQWIDKIEWKGGNIPTDHTAMIRLYKGITLFSYIIICITAGIGILVAGFFLGFNLKFRTQRTVKMSSPNLNNFIIVGNILIYLSVIVGGLDNNIVSFRTLEAACQMRAWLLSTGFVLAFGSMFSKTWRVYRVAALKTPKRKVITDNHLFIMVLVLFCVDVLVLTLWQVLDPIYVEVIDINEERNPDIANQRIVTYIEQCTSDNSVYWIVPLYGYKGLLLIFGTFLAWETRKVTIAALNDSKLIGICVYNTVVLCIVGVSVSYLITNDTEALFIFTSCITIFCATLTLVVLFVPKVISVYKFPEGEPTTTMKRGATSGLNKTPGSSENTMNDINNLQTRVLELEEELNSSKKKSISTMNGCGMWCGGVVYKCCSSSASVDEDVVVVEKQGMDNHAMITETNTI